A genomic window from Methanobrevibacter sp. TLL-48-HuF1 includes:
- a CDS encoding radical SAM/SPASM domain-containing protein codes for MFSNNIKKLINKLKKPSTNKKVSKVENTEETDYNLKTKQKDEEIFQNIYNLIDNFMKTTPNPLFNNIEIETVNRCNGTCSFCPVNKNQDPREYKKMPKELFEKIIKELKEINYDGAIALHSNNEPLLDKEIYNYAEYARKELPNSYIYLYTNGTLLTIDKFLDLTENLDLIVIDNYNDNIQLIEPVKEIFDYCIQHPELKKKVLIDLRLQNQILTSRGGQSDNRNEILTLKSSCLLPFNKIVVQPDGKVPLCCCDPFGKVILGDLNTAKLVDIWNGKKAKEIREILYKKENSRKNLELCKQCDVLVEKLDGIPYTNTDITNQWENLYSIFNIQ; via the coding sequence ATGTTTTCAAACAATATTAAAAAATTAATAAATAAATTAAAAAAACCATCAACAAATAAAAAAGTTTCAAAAGTTGAAAATACTGAAGAAACAGATTATAATTTAAAAACCAAACAAAAAGATGAAGAAATATTTCAGAACATCTATAATTTAATTGATAATTTTATGAAAACAACTCCTAATCCATTATTTAACAATATAGAAATTGAAACTGTTAACAGATGTAACGGAACATGCTCTTTTTGTCCTGTTAACAAGAATCAAGACCCTAGAGAATATAAAAAAATGCCTAAAGAACTGTTTGAAAAAATAATCAAAGAGCTAAAAGAAATTAATTATGATGGAGCTATTGCACTCCATTCCAATAATGAACCATTGCTTGATAAAGAAATCTATAATTATGCCGAATATGCTAGAAAAGAGCTTCCAAATAGCTATATTTACCTATATACAAATGGTACATTATTAACAATAGACAAATTTCTTGATTTAACCGAAAATTTGGATTTAATAGTTATTGATAACTATAATGATAACATACAACTTATTGAACCAGTAAAAGAAATTTTTGACTATTGTATCCAACATCCCGAACTTAAAAAGAAAGTTTTAATTGATTTAAGACTTCAAAATCAAATTTTAACAAGCAGAGGCGGGCAGTCAGACAACAGAAATGAAATTTTAACCTTAAAATCATCCTGTTTATTACCATTTAACAAAATAGTTGTTCAACCAGATGGTAAAGTCCCATTATGCTGTTGTGATCCTTTTGGAAAAGTTATTTTAGGAGATTTAAACACTGCAAAACTTGTAGATATTTGGAATGGTAAAAAAGCTAAAGAAATACGTGAAATTCTCTATAAAAAAGAAAATAGCAGAAAAAACTTAGAATTATGCAAGCAATGTGATGTTTTAGTTGAAAAATTAGACGGAATACCTTATACTAATACAGATATAACAAATCAATGGGAAAACTTATACTCTATTTTTAATATTCAATAA
- the hacA gene encoding homoaconitase large subunit produces MPKTMSEKILAKAAGKDEVEAGDIVIANIDVAMTHDLTGPLSVQSFEKIGATKVWDPSKIVIPFDHQVPADSIDSANNHIIMRKFVKEQKIENFYDVNAGVCHQILPELGHVVPGEVIVGADSHTCTHGALGAFSTGIGSTDMAMVFAEGNLWFKVPETNRFEITGELKDNVYAKDVILNIIGQVGVDGSTYKACEFAGETVSNMSISDRMVLTNMAIEMGGKTGLVEPDKKTIDYVESRSNKAYKVFKTDLDAPSLNIIDIDVSELEPQVACPHHVDNVKAVSEVDQEIDQVFLGSCTNGRISDLRDAAKILKGKKVAKGTRMLVIPASKEVYSKALDEGLLKIFVDAGALVSAPCCGPCLGGHTGIIGPGEVSLSTSNRNFKGRQGSPDGKVYLSSAAVAAASAIEGRIVAPE; encoded by the coding sequence ATGCCAAAAACAATGTCTGAAAAAATATTAGCTAAAGCAGCTGGTAAAGACGAAGTTGAGGCTGGAGATATTGTTATCGCCAATATTGATGTTGCAATGACTCATGATTTAACCGGACCTCTTTCAGTACAATCTTTTGAGAAAATTGGTGCTACTAAAGTCTGGGACCCGTCAAAAATTGTAATACCATTCGATCATCAAGTTCCAGCTGATTCTATCGACTCAGCTAACAATCATATTATAATGAGAAAATTTGTTAAAGAACAGAAAATTGAAAACTTTTATGATGTTAATGCAGGAGTCTGCCATCAGATTCTTCCAGAATTAGGACATGTTGTTCCTGGAGAAGTTATTGTTGGTGCAGATTCACATACCTGTACTCATGGAGCTTTAGGTGCGTTTTCAACAGGAATTGGTTCTACAGATATGGCTATGGTATTTGCAGAAGGTAATTTATGGTTTAAAGTACCTGAAACCAACAGATTTGAAATCACCGGTGAATTAAAAGATAATGTTTATGCTAAAGATGTTATTTTAAATATTATCGGCCAGGTAGGCGTTGACGGTTCAACATATAAAGCCTGTGAATTTGCAGGAGAAACTGTTTCAAATATGAGCATTTCTGACAGAATGGTTTTAACAAATATGGCTATTGAAATGGGTGGAAAAACTGGTTTAGTAGAACCTGATAAAAAAACTATTGATTATGTAGAAAGCCGTTCCAACAAAGCATATAAAGTATTTAAAACTGACTTAGATGCTCCGTCACTTAATATTATTGATATTGACGTAAGTGAGTTGGAACCGCAAGTAGCCTGTCCTCACCATGTAGACAATGTTAAAGCAGTAAGTGAAGTGGATCAGGAAATTGACCAAGTATTCCTCGGATCCTGTACCAATGGTAGGATTAGTGACTTAAGAGATGCTGCTAAAATATTAAAAGGTAAAAAAGTAGCTAAAGGAACCAGAATGTTAGTTATTCCAGCTTCCAAAGAAGTATACTCTAAAGCACTTGATGAAGGATTACTTAAAATATTTGTTGATGCAGGAGCTTTAGTATCTGCTCCATGCTGCGGTCCATGTCTTGGAGGACATACCGGAATCATAGGACCTGGAGAAGTAAGCCTTTCCACATCTAACAGAAACTTTAAAGGCAGACAAGGAAGTCCAGATGGAAAAGTTTACCTGTCTTCTGCTGCAGTAGCTGCTGCTTCAGCTATTGAAGGAAGAATTGTTGCACCGGAGTGA
- a CDS encoding 3-isopropylmalate dehydratase small subunit, which yields MKGTVWKFGDDIDTDIILPGRYLIYTNEERLSQHCMEGLDDKFNEKCKKGDFIVAGKNFGCGSSREHAPIALKGVGVAAVIAESFARIFYRNATNVGVPLLEAPGISKLVENGEEIEVDMDKGTITSENGETITFKKLPPFMLEILEKGGLIEYLKQKRQ from the coding sequence ATGAAAGGAACTGTTTGGAAATTCGGAGACGATATTGATACTGACATTATCCTTCCAGGAAGATATTTAATTTATACAAATGAAGAAAGATTATCCCAACACTGTATGGAAGGATTAGATGATAAATTTAATGAAAAATGCAAAAAAGGTGACTTTATTGTAGCTGGCAAAAACTTTGGATGCGGATCTTCCAGAGAACATGCCCCAATAGCTTTAAAAGGTGTTGGAGTAGCTGCAGTAATAGCTGAATCATTTGCAAGAATCTTTTACAGAAATGCTACAAATGTTGGAGTTCCACTTCTTGAAGCTCCAGGTATAAGTAAACTTGTAGAAAATGGAGAAGAAATAGAAGTAGACATGGATAAAGGAACTATAACATCCGAAAATGGAGAAACAATTACATTTAAAAAATTACCTCCATTTATGTTAGAAATATTAGAAAAAGGTGGTTTAATTGAGTACCTCAAACAAAAAAGACAATAA